One genomic segment of Vicia villosa cultivar HV-30 ecotype Madison, WI unplaced genomic scaffold, Vvil1.0 ctg.000148F_1_1, whole genome shotgun sequence includes these proteins:
- the LOC131624694 gene encoding uncharacterized protein LOC131624694 — protein sequence MRSMASSRGNIAAIVGVGPNLGLSIARKFAHEGYTVAILARDLGRLSEFADEIAREEKAQVFAIRIDCSDSRSVREAFEGVLSLGFVEVLVYNANYQSPLQSKPTPFQHLSIQTFQTSLAVSSLGAFNCAQQVLPGMVERGKGTILFTGCSASLNGIAGYSELCCGKFALRALSQCLAKEFQPQGVHIAHIIIDGLIGPSRGSSAATTATSRGGGEGVMDPDALAQTYWHLHVQDRNAWTQEIDVRSSNC from the exons ATGCGAAGCATGGCGAGTTCACGAGGCAATATTGCCGCCATCGTCGGCGTCGGCCCCAACCTCGGCCTCTCCATCGCTCGCAAGTTCGCTCACGAAGGCTACACCGTCGCCATCCTCGCACGTGACTTAGGGAGATTATCAGAATTCGCGGACGAAATAGCGAGGGAAGAAAAGGCACAAGTGTTTGCGATAAGAATTGATTGTTCTGATTCAAGAAGCGTAAGAGAAGCATTTGAAGGTGTTCTTTCTCTTGGATTTGTGGAAGTTCTTGTTTACAATGCTAATTATCAGTCACCACTTCAATCTAAACCTACTCCTTTTCAACATCTTTCTATTCAAACTTTCCAAACTTCTCTAGCTGTTTCATCTCTAGGTGCTTTCAACTGTGCTCAACAG GTGCTGCCTGGTATGGTTGAAAGAGGAAAAGGAACGATTCTATTTACGGGGTGTTCCGCTTCTTTAAACGGCATTGCTGGATATTCTGAACTAT GCTGTGGGAAATTTGCACTGAGAGCACTATCGCAATGCCTTGCTAAAGAATTTCAACCACAAGGAGTGCATATAGCTCATATTATTATCGATGGTCTTATTGGTCCATCCAG AGGATCATCGGCGGCAACGACGGCAACGTCTAGGGGAGGAGGGGAGGGTGTTATGGATCCTGATGCACTTGCTCAAACTTATTGGCATCTACATGTTCAGGACCGGAATGCATGGACCCAGGAAATAGATGTTCGTTCATCCAACTGCTAG
- the LOC131624671 gene encoding uncharacterized protein LOC131624671, translating into MKPPSQPVKTKGAPKKLKPTPNDYSTTQAPSYCEHVDNIFLTHQLLNKGARIRKPPPTPIPLKIPFIKEIPIFMHKYIKWIVNVEGDGNCGYRAVSSLLGNGEDSHTLVRHQLIQELKTHKDSYTRLYGEEIKFEAVYKYLVPWSNG; encoded by the coding sequence ATGAAACCGCCTTCTCAACCGGTAAAGACAAAGGGTGCTCCGAAGAAATTGAAGCCTACACCGAATGACTACTCGACTACACAAGCTCCTTCTTATTGTGAGCACGTCGATAACATTTTCCTGACTCACCAACTCCTAAACAAAGGAGCTCGCATAAGAAAACCGCCTCCGACACCTATTCCACTGAAAATTCCATTCATCAAAGAGATACcgatttttatgcacaaatacatcaaATGGATCGTCAATGTTGAGGGGGATGGTAATTGTGGTTACCGGGCCGTCTCGTCTTTGCTTGGTAATGGAGAGGATAGTCATACGCTTGTCCGTCATCAACTTATCCAAGAGTTGAAGACGCATAAAGACTCGTACACGCGGTTATATGGAGAGGAAATTAAATTTGAAGCGGTTTACAAATATCTTGTTCCTTGGTCGAACGGTTAA
- the LOC131624710 gene encoding CDPK-related kinase 5-like: MGLCTSKPLSSPNSETNIPIQLQQTTSTNPNSNSHSNLEIENPKKSPFFPFYSPSPAHHLFSGKFPKTPATPGRRFFRPASPAKHIRSLLARRHGSVKPNGSSISKGSEGEGEGVALDKNFGFLKKFGSKYELGEEVGRGHFGYTCSAVVKVNGKGDVKGHRVAVKVIQKVKMTTAIAIEDVRREVKILRALNGHKNLIKFYDAYEDHDNVYIVMELCEGGELLDRILARGGKYSEEDAKAVMTQILNIVAFCHLQGVVHRDLKPENFLFSTKDENSELKAIDFGLSDFVKPDERLNDIVGSAYYVAPEVLHRAYSTEADVWSIGVIAYILLCGSRPFWARTESGIFRSVLKADPSFDEPPWPSLSDDAKDFVKRLLNKDPRKRMTAAQALGHPWIKSYKDVKVPLDILVFKLMKSYMRSSSLRKAALRALSKTLAADELNYLKEQFSLLEPNKNGTISLENIKAALMKNATDAMKESRIPDLLASVTFNALQYRRMDFDEFCAAALSVHQLEALDRWDQHARCAYEIFEKNGNRAIMIEELASELGLGPTVPVHAVLHDWIRHTDGKLSFLGFVKLLHGPSRSLVKPQ; the protein is encoded by the exons ATGGGTCTCTGCACTTCAAAACCACTCTCTTCTCCCAATTCTGAAACTAACATTCCAATTCAGTTACAACAAACCACTTCTACTAATCCCAATTCTAATTCTCATTCAAATTTAGAAATTGAAAACCCTAAGAAATCACCGTTTTTCCCCTTTTACTCTCCGAGTCCAGCTCATCATTTATTTTCCGGCAAGTTTCCGAAAACTCCGGCGACTCCGGGGAGGAGATTCTTCAGACCAGCTTCTCCGGCGAAGCACATTAGGTCGCTGCTAGCTCGGCGTCATGGCTCGGTTAAGCCGAATGGCTCTAGCATATCGAAAGGGAGTGAGGGTGAAGGTGAAGGTGTTGCTCTTGATAAGAATTTCGGATTCTTGAAGAAATTTGGGAGTAAGTATGAGCTTGGTGAAGAGGTTGGTAGAGGGCACTTTGGTTATACTTGTTCTGCTGTTGTGAAGGTTAATGGTAAAGgtgatgttaagggtcatcgtgTTGCTGTTAAGGTTATTCAAAAAGTTAAG aTGACTACTGCTATTGCTATTGAGGATGTGAGAAGGGAAGTGAAAATTTTGAGAGCTTTGAATGGACATAAGAATTTGATTAAATTTTATGATGCTTATGAAGATCATGATAATGTCTATATAGTTATGGA GTTGTGTGAAGGAGGCGAGCTTTTGGATAGAATACTGGCgag AGGAGGTAAATATTCTGAGGAAGATGCAAAAGCTGTCATGACACAAATACTGAATATTGTTGCATTTTGCCATCTACAGGGTGTTGTTCATCGTGATCTTAAACCCGAG AACTTCTTGTTTTCAACCAAAGATGAGAACTCAGAGCTGAAGGCAATAGACTTTGGTTTGTCGGATTTTGTCAAACCGG ATGAACGACTTAACGATATCGTTGGTAGCGCATACTATGTTGCTCCCGAGGTTCTGCATAGAGCTTACAGTACAGAAGCTGACGTCTGGAGTATTGGCGTGATTGCTTATATTTTATTATGTGGAAGTCGTCCATTTTGGGCACGGACTGAATCTGGGATATTCCGTTCTGTATTGAAAGCTGATCCAAGTTTTGATGAACCTCCCTGGCCTTCTTTGTCCGATGATGCAAAAGATTTTGTTAAGCGATTGTTAAATAAAGATCCAAGGAAGAGAATGACTGCAGCGCAGGCATTAG GTCACCCATGGATTAAAAGTTATAAGGATGTAAAAGTACCCCTGGATATTTTAGTGTTCAAGCTCATGAAGTCATACATGCGTTCCTCGTCTCTACGAAAGGCAGCTTTAAGG GCTTTGTCTAAGACGTTAGCTGCCGATGAACTGAACTATTTGAAGGAGCAGTTTTCACTTTTAGAACCAAACAAAAATGGCACAATTAGCTTGGAAAATATCAAAGCG GCCTTAATGAAGAATGCGACGGATGCTATGAAGGAGTCCCGCATTCCTGATCTTCTGGCATCTGTAACA TTTAATGCCTTGCAATATAGAAGGATGGATTTTGATGAGTTCTGTGCAGCTGCACTTAGTGTTCATCAACTTGAAGCACTTGACCGGTGGGACCAACATGCCCGCTGCGCCTatgaaatttttgaaaagaaTGGAAACAGAGCTATAATGATTGAGGAACTAGCTTCG GAGCTTGGCCTTGGTCCAACTGTACCTGTTCATGCTGTTCTTCATGACTGGATTAGGCACACAGATGGAAAGTTAAGCTTCCTTGGGTTCGTTAAGCTGCTGCACGGTCCATCTCGAAGTCTTGTAAAACCTCAGTAA